In Candidatus Tanganyikabacteria bacterium, the genomic stretch AGCCCGAAGTCCTCTCGTGGCTGAAGCAGGCGATCGGCGGGCCCGGTGTCACGCTGCTCCCGCTGACTCCCGAAGTCGCCGTGACGGCATCACGACTTACCGAACTCGTCGGCCGAGACCCTGCGGACTGCGTCATCACAGCGACCGCCATGCTCCGCGCTGTGCCCCTGGTTACGCGGGACGCGTCGATACGCAACGCCCGCGTGGTCGAGACGATCTGGTAGGATACGCGCCGAGGGGTTGGTTTGGAGCCTCGCTGCACCTCGATCAGAATCGCAGGGCCGGGCGGAAGCCGGCGTTGGCACCGGTGAAATCGCGTCCGATGCCGAGCTGCAGCAGCCAGAGTCCTGCGACGGCCCCATTATCCCAACTCCCGCCTCTCAAGCACTTCATGGTAGCAAGCAGCGAGCCCCTGTACAGGTAATCCCCTCCGAACGAGGCGTTGGCGCCAGCCTGATAGCG encodes the following:
- a CDS encoding type II toxin-antitoxin system VapC family toxin; amino-acid sequence: MLVADTHAWLWWTAGDAKLSDRARAAMEGVDEIGVCTHSLLEIAWLVRSGRLELQPEVLSWLKQAIGGPGVTLLPLTPEVAVTASRLTELVGRDPADCVITATAMLRAVPLVTRDASIRNARVVETIW